The sequence below is a genomic window from Salicibibacter cibarius.
ACAAATAAGTGTGACTTCGAGCACGCAGACTTATCTTTGTATAAACATTACTCGTTTATCGCTCGGCAATCAGTCAATGCTGTTTATCCCTATATATTCTAGAAAGGAGTTTCTTATGGGGTTAAAAATCGTTTATCCAATCTGTTGTGGCATTGACGTTCACAAAACCTTTGTTGTTGCCTGCATTGCTTCCACCGACAAAGGCGTCACAACTTACAAACGCCATCGCTTTTCAACCTATACCAAAGGGCTGAGAGAGCTGTCACAGTGGCTTTGTGAAAACAATTGCAAGGATGTTTGCATGGAATCTACCGGGAAGTACTGGATACCCGTGTTCAATATGTTGGAAGATTCCTGCAATATCACAGTCGCACATCCGAAATACGTCAAGGCGATCCAAGGGAAAAAGACAGATAAGAAAGATGCTAAATGGATGGCCGATTTATTTAAACATGATCTTGTGCCAGGGAGCTTTATGCCACCGTCAGATATCAGACACCTTCGGGATCTGATGCGTTATCGTACCAAATTGACAAATATGATCGCCAGTGAAAAAAATCGGCTACAAAACAGCTTATCCGTCTCCAATATTCAACTGGGCTCCGTTGTTTCGGATACACTTGGAAAAAGTTCCATGAATATTATTCAAAAGCTATTGCAAGATCCTGAAAATCCTCATTTGGATATTCCGTCGCTTATTCACGGATCCATGAAGGATAAAATTCCTGAGTTGGAACTTGCCGTTGATGGGTTTATTACCCCCGAACAAGTCGGAAAGATCAGGGTCATTTTGAACCATTACAAGTACCTTAAGCATTGTAAAGACGAGCTTGAACAATTAATCCTTTCTCTTGCCGAGCCCTACACAGAAGAAATCAATTTGCTTTTAACGGTTCCGTCCATCAAGAGCATCTTTACGGCCATCGGAATCATATCCGAAATCGGCGTCAATATGGACGAGTTCCCTTCAGCAAAACATGTCTGTTCCTGGGCAGGGCTAACACCTACGAATAACGAAAGTGCCGGCAAGAAAAAGTCAGTCAAGATTTCAAGAGCAGGGGTATACATCAAACCCCTTTTGGTACAGTGTGCCAACGGTGTTGCCAAAAGCGATAAACATCCTGAAATCCGAAACCGCTATTTAAGCATCAAAAAGCGCCGCGGTCACAAACGTGCCATTATCGCTATCGCACGAATGCTGTTAACAGCAATTTACCACATTTTGAAGAAAAAAGAACCGTACAATCCCGAGCTGTATAAAACATCCGAGGTTCTTCCAGCAAGTCGTGAGCTCACCGTGGAGCAAGCAATAGCGTTAGCAAAATCACAAGGTTTTAAAATCAAGGAACAACCAGCCACTTAAGATTATTTTACAGATTAACCATATTTGACCACAAACCTTCATTTGAGATGGTTTATTTGGCATGCCCTTTTTTAATGTGCGAATATCAGAGGTTTATTTCAGACTTTACCTACAAAAAAACCAATTCCACCATGCAGAATTGGCTTATTGGTTTACCGTTCGTTCATGTAATGCGGATAACTTTCTT
It includes:
- a CDS encoding IS110 family transposase; amino-acid sequence: MGLKIVYPICCGIDVHKTFVVACIASTDKGVTTYKRHRFSTYTKGLRELSQWLCENNCKDVCMESTGKYWIPVFNMLEDSCNITVAHPKYVKAIQGKKTDKKDAKWMADLFKHDLVPGSFMPPSDIRHLRDLMRYRTKLTNMIASEKNRLQNSLSVSNIQLGSVVSDTLGKSSMNIIQKLLQDPENPHLDIPSLIHGSMKDKIPELELAVDGFITPEQVGKIRVILNHYKYLKHCKDELEQLILSLAEPYTEEINLLLTVPSIKSIFTAIGIISEIGVNMDEFPSAKHVCSWAGLTPTNNESAGKKKSVKISRAGVYIKPLLVQCANGVAKSDKHPEIRNRYLSIKKRRGHKRAIIAIARMLLTAIYHILKKKEPYNPELYKTSEVLPASRELTVEQAIALAKSQGFKIKEQPAT